Proteins co-encoded in one Candidatus Blochmannia sp. SNP genomic window:
- the rpoC gene encoding DNA-directed RNA polymerase subunit beta', whose product MKDLLKFFKMQHTQVEEFNAIKIALASPDMIRSWSFGEVKKPETINYRTFKPERDGLFCARIFGPIKDYECLCGKYKRLKHRGVVCEKCGVEVTQSKVRRERMGHIELASPTAHIWFLKSLPSRIGLLLDMPLRDIERVLYFESYVVIENGMTSLECRQILTEEEYLDALEEFGDEFEAKMGAEAIQILLKNKNLKNECEFLREMLEDSNSETKRKKITKRIKLIESFIYSENKPEWMILNVLPVLPPDLRPLVPLDGGRFATSDLNDLYRRVINRNNRLKRLLDLAAPEIIVRNEKRMLQEAVDALLDNGRRGRAITGSNKRPLKSLADMIKGKQGRFRQNLLGKRVDYSGRSVITVGPYLKLHQCGLPKKMALELFKPFIYGKLELQGFASTIKAAKKMVDREEAVVWDILDNVIREHPVMLNRAPTLHRLGIQAFEPVLVEGKAIQLHPLVCAAYNADFDGDQMAVHVPLTLEAQLEARALMMSTNNILSPANGEPIIVPSQDVVLGLYYMTRERANSKGEGMALTGPKEAEYLYRLGLAELHARIKIRITEYEYEKNGELLKKTNIVNSTIGRAIFWMIIPKGLPFILVNQVLGKKAISTMLNSCYRLLGLKATVILADQIMYTGFAYAARSGASVGIDDMIIPSKKADIIDEAESEVAEIQEQFQTGLVTAGERYNKVIDIWAAANERVAQAMMDNLATETVINRNGQIEIQPSFNNIFMMADSGARGSAAQIRQLAGMRGLMAKPDGSIIETPITANFREGLNVLQYFISTHGARKGLADTALKTANSGYLTRRLVDVAQDLVITQDDCNTFSGIIMSPVIEGGDVKEPLRERVLGRVSAEDILESNNNEDTKVLIKRNTLLDEYWCDVLDEYSIDTVKVRSVVTCDTDFGVCAKCYGRDLARGQLVNKGEAIGVIAAQSIGEPGTQLTMRTFHIGGAASRSASESSIQIKNKGTVHLKNIKSVINGEGKLVITSRNTELKIIDQFSRTKESYKVPYGAIITKKNGEEVTHGEIVAYWDPHTMPVIAEVSGFIQFVDMVDGQSIVKQTDELTGLTSIVVLDTSERVSGAKDLRPTLKIVDVNGYDIFIPGTDVPVQYFLPGRSVIQLVNGSRIICGDTLARLPHESGGTKDITGGLPRVADLFEARRPKESAILAEISGTISFGKETKGKRRLMISPINDDKDVYEEMIPKWRHLNVFEGEYVDRGDIISDGPESPHDILRLRGVHAVTRYIVNEVQDVYRLQGVKINDKHIEVIVRQMLRKATVIRSGNSDLLVGEQVEYSRIKITNRKLENEGKIKISFMRNLLGITKASLATESFISAASFQETTRVLTESSVAGKRDELRGLKENVIVGRLIPAGTGYSYHQERMRHRRHLSNKDEIEKSKTTTNISSQITADEASANLTELLNAT is encoded by the coding sequence GTGAAAGATTTACTCAAATTTTTTAAGATGCAACATACTCAAGTAGAAGAATTCAATGCAATTAAAATTGCGCTTGCTTCTCCAGATATGATTAGATCTTGGTCTTTTGGTGAAGTAAAAAAACCAGAAACTATTAATTACCGCACTTTCAAACCCGAGCGAGATGGTTTATTTTGTGCACGTATTTTTGGCCCTATTAAAGATTACGAATGTCTATGTGGTAAATATAAACGTCTAAAACATCGTGGAGTAGTCTGCGAAAAATGCGGGGTAGAAGTGACACAAAGTAAAGTACGACGAGAACGTATGGGACATATTGAATTAGCTTCTCCTACTGCCCATATCTGGTTCCTAAAATCATTACCATCACGTATTGGTTTATTATTAGATATGCCGTTACGCGATATCGAACGTGTTCTATATTTTGAATCCTATGTAGTAATCGAAAATGGTATGACTAGTCTCGAATGTCGCCAAATCTTAACTGAAGAGGAATATTTAGACGCATTAGAAGAATTTGGAGATGAATTCGAAGCAAAAATGGGCGCTGAAGCCATTCAAATTTTATTAAAAAATAAAAATTTAAAAAACGAATGCGAATTTCTAAGAGAAATGTTAGAAGATAGTAATTCTGAAACTAAACGTAAAAAAATAACAAAACGTATAAAATTAATTGAATCATTTATATATTCTGAAAATAAACCTGAATGGATGATTCTAAATGTATTGCCGGTGCTCCCTCCAGATTTAAGACCATTAGTTCCATTAGATGGAGGCCGTTTTGCTACTTCTGATTTAAATGATTTATATCGTCGTGTTATTAATAGAAACAACAGATTAAAACGATTATTAGATTTAGCCGCTCCAGAAATTATAGTACGTAATGAAAAAAGAATGCTTCAAGAAGCAGTGGATGCATTACTAGATAATGGACGTAGAGGTCGCGCAATTACTGGTTCCAATAAACGTCCTTTAAAATCTTTAGCTGATATGATTAAAGGTAAACAAGGTAGATTTCGACAGAATCTTTTAGGAAAACGTGTTGATTATTCTGGTCGTTCAGTAATTACTGTTGGTCCTTATTTAAAATTACATCAATGTGGACTACCAAAAAAAATGGCTTTAGAATTATTTAAACCATTTATTTATGGAAAATTAGAGTTACAGGGTTTTGCTAGCACTATCAAAGCTGCTAAGAAAATGGTAGATAGAGAAGAAGCTGTAGTATGGGATATTCTTGACAATGTAATTCGCGAACATCCAGTAATGTTAAATCGTGCTCCTACATTACATAGATTAGGTATTCAAGCTTTTGAGCCAGTTTTAGTGGAAGGAAAAGCCATTCAATTGCATCCATTAGTCTGTGCTGCATATAACGCTGATTTTGATGGAGATCAAATGGCAGTACATGTGCCGCTGACACTAGAAGCTCAATTAGAAGCTAGAGCTTTAATGATGTCAACCAACAATATATTATCTCCTGCTAATGGAGAGCCCATTATTGTCCCATCTCAAGACGTAGTATTAGGTTTGTACTATATGACGCGCGAGCGTGCAAATTCCAAAGGAGAAGGAATGGCATTAACTGGGCCAAAAGAAGCAGAATACCTCTATCGTCTAGGTTTAGCTGAACTACATGCTCGCATTAAAATACGTATTACTGAATATGAATATGAAAAAAATGGAGAATTGTTGAAAAAAACAAATATTGTTAACAGTACAATAGGACGCGCTATTTTTTGGATGATTATACCCAAAGGACTACCATTCATATTAGTCAATCAAGTATTAGGGAAAAAAGCTATATCTACAATGCTAAATAGTTGCTATCGTTTACTTGGATTAAAAGCTACTGTTATATTAGCTGATCAAATTATGTATACTGGATTCGCATACGCTGCTCGTTCTGGAGCTTCAGTCGGTATTGATGATATGATTATTCCTTCAAAAAAAGCTGATATAATTGATGAAGCAGAATCTGAAGTAGCCGAAATACAAGAACAATTTCAGACTGGACTAGTTACAGCAGGTGAGCGCTACAATAAAGTTATTGATATATGGGCTGCAGCCAATGAACGAGTGGCTCAAGCCATGATGGATAATTTAGCTACTGAAACTGTAATAAATCGAAATGGGCAAATAGAAATACAGCCATCATTCAATAATATTTTTATGATGGCAGACTCTGGAGCGCGTGGATCAGCGGCACAAATACGCCAACTTGCCGGTATGCGTGGTTTAATGGCAAAACCAGATGGCTCAATTATTGAAACACCTATTACTGCAAACTTCCGGGAAGGACTAAATGTATTACAGTATTTTATTTCTACACATGGGGCCCGTAAAGGATTAGCTGATACTGCTTTAAAAACGGCTAACTCTGGTTATTTAACACGGCGTCTAGTTGACGTAGCTCAAGATTTGGTAATTACACAAGATGACTGTAATACATTTTCCGGTATCATAATGAGTCCTGTCATTGAAGGCGGAGATGTAAAAGAACCTTTACGAGAACGTGTATTGGGCCGAGTTTCAGCAGAAGATATTTTAGAATCTAATAATAATGAAGATACTAAAGTATTAATTAAACGTAATACTTTATTAGACGAATATTGGTGTGATGTTTTAGATGAATATTCAATTGATACCGTTAAAGTGCGATCTGTTGTAACCTGTGATACTGACTTTGGTGTATGTGCAAAATGTTATGGCCGAGATTTAGCTAGAGGCCAACTTGTAAATAAAGGAGAAGCAATTGGCGTCATTGCGGCTCAATCTATAGGTGAACCAGGTACTCAATTAACAATGCGTACCTTTCATATCGGTGGAGCTGCCTCTAGATCTGCTTCAGAGTCAAGCATTCAAATCAAAAATAAAGGCACTGTTCACTTAAAAAATATTAAATCTGTAATAAATGGAGAAGGAAAATTAGTAATTACATCTCGTAACACTGAACTTAAAATTATCGATCAATTTTCTCGTACTAAAGAAAGTTATAAAGTACCTTATGGCGCCATAATAACAAAAAAAAATGGAGAAGAAGTAACACATGGAGAAATAGTAGCTTATTGGGATCCACATACTATGCCAGTGATTGCAGAAGTAAGCGGATTTATTCAATTTGTTGATATGGTAGATGGACAAAGCATCGTTAAACAAACTGATGAGTTAACAGGATTAACCTCTATTGTAGTATTAGATACCTCTGAACGTGTAAGTGGAGCTAAAGATTTAAGGCCCACATTAAAAATAGTAGATGTTAATGGTTACGATATTTTTATTCCAGGTACAGATGTTCCGGTACAATATTTTTTGCCTGGTAGAAGTGTGATCCAATTAGTGAATGGGTCAAGAATTATTTGTGGAGATACATTAGCGAGATTACCGCATGAAAGCGGTGGTACTAAAGATATTACCGGTGGGTTACCACGTGTTGCAGACCTATTCGAAGCACGTCGGCCAAAAGAATCAGCAATTTTAGCAGAAATTAGCGGAACAATTTCTTTTGGAAAAGAAACAAAAGGAAAACGGCGTTTGATGATCTCCCCCATAAATGATGATAAAGATGTTTATGAAGAAATGATTCCAAAATGGCGTCATCTTAATGTTTTTGAAGGTGAATATGTAGATCGCGGAGATATTATTTCTGATGGACCAGAATCTCCACACGACATTTTAAGATTACGTGGGGTGCATGCAGTAACTCGCTATATTGTTAATGAAGTACAAGATGTTTATCGTTTGCAAGGGGTAAAAATTAACGATAAACATATAGAGGTTATTGTGAGACAAATGCTACGTAAAGCTACTGTCATTCGATCAGGAAATTCTGATTTATTAGTAGGTGAACAAGTAGAATATTCACGTATTAAAATTACTAACCGAAAACTAGAAAATGAAGGAAAAATAAAAATAAGTTTCATGCGCAATTTATTAGGAATCACCAAAGCATCATTAGCTACAGAATCATTTATTTCTGCAGCATCTTTTCAAGAAACAACACGTGTATTAACTGAATCATCTGTAGCTGGGAAAAGAGATGAACTGCGCGGTCTTAAAGAAAACGTTATTGTTGGTAGATTAATTCCAGCCGGAACTGGCTATTCTTACCATCAGGAACGTATGCGTCACCGTCGTCACCTCAGTAATAAGGATGAAATAGAAAAATCTAAAACAACAACAAATATTTCTTCTCAAATTACAGCAGATGAAGCATCAGCAAACTTAACTGAATTGTTAAACGCTACATAA
- the purH gene encoding bifunctional phosphoribosylaminoimidazolecarboxamide formyltransferase/IMP cyclohydrolase, protein MTRSSLFIRRVLISVFDKSNILEFAQSLIERGIQLLSTGGTAQVLIDAGLPVLKISDYIKLPEMMNGRIKTLHYKIYAGILGRRGLDDAVMRQYNIQPIDMVVINFYSFNSLLMKNKISSEEEMLEYIDISGPSMVRAAAKNYKNVATVVNSNSYEKILDEINHCNGLLSLETRFHLAVKAFKYVAEYDNAISHYFNDQLRNNRCTTMTDENNYNESYHCFPKNLTFMNLKFIKKQDMCYGENPHQRAAFYIDTCEKQVGSIATAHQLQGKPLSYNNVLDMDTALECVKIFDEPTCVIVKHTNPCGVATSNTISSAYVKAYQSDPVSAFGGIIAFNRSLDKNTAKTIVKRQFVEAIVAPSIDRDCLSILSSKKHIRVLECGVWTVRKPDIDFKRINGGLLVQDYDVITDLQCLTTVTIRQPTNEEMKDALFCWKIVKFVKSNAIVCGKNYQTTGIGSGQMNRVHAVKIAVSFKEQGMLSIQGSVMASDAFFPFPDVIRIASEVGISCIIQPGGSIRDQEIIKTADKYGISMIFTRIRHFRH, encoded by the coding sequence ATGACGCGATCATCATTGTTCATTCGTCGTGTGTTAATTAGTGTGTTTGATAAATCTAATATTTTAGAATTTGCTCAATCATTAATTGAACGGGGCATTCAATTATTATCGACTGGAGGTACGGCTCAAGTATTAATTGATGCTGGGTTACCAGTATTGAAAATTTCTGATTATATTAAGTTACCTGAAATGATGAATGGACGTATAAAAACGTTACATTACAAGATATATGCTGGAATTCTTGGTAGACGAGGATTAGATGATGCTGTTATGCGCCAATATAATATTCAACCAATTGATATGGTAGTGATTAATTTCTATTCGTTTAATTCTTTGTTAATGAAAAACAAAATATCTTCTGAAGAAGAAATGTTAGAATATATTGATATTAGTGGCCCAAGTATGGTAAGAGCAGCAGCAAAAAATTATAAAAATGTTGCTACTGTGGTTAATAGCAATAGTTATGAAAAAATTTTAGATGAAATTAATCATTGTAATGGATTACTTAGCTTAGAGACTCGTTTTCATTTAGCTGTAAAAGCATTTAAATATGTTGCTGAATATGATAATGCAATTTCTCATTATTTTAATGATCAGCTGAGAAACAATCGTTGTACTACCATGACCGATGAGAACAATTATAATGAATCTTATCATTGTTTTCCTAAAAATTTAACTTTTATGAATCTTAAATTTATAAAAAAACAAGATATGTGTTATGGGGAAAATCCGCACCAACGAGCAGCATTCTATATAGATACATGTGAGAAACAAGTGGGATCTATTGCTACTGCTCATCAATTGCAAGGAAAGCCATTGTCTTATAATAATGTTTTAGATATGGATACGGCTTTGGAATGTGTAAAAATATTTGATGAACCAACTTGTGTAATTGTTAAACACACTAATCCATGTGGTGTTGCTACTTCTAATACAATTAGCTCAGCATATGTTAAAGCTTATCAATCGGATCCTGTTTCTGCATTTGGAGGAATTATTGCTTTTAATAGGTCTTTAGATAAAAACACGGCTAAAACTATCGTTAAGCGACAATTTGTAGAAGCAATAGTGGCACCAAGTATTGATAGAGATTGTCTTAGTATTTTATCTAGTAAAAAACATATACGAGTGTTGGAATGTGGTGTGTGGACTGTGAGAAAACCAGATATAGATTTTAAACGTATTAATGGAGGATTATTGGTACAGGATTATGATGTAATAACAGATTTGCAATGTTTAACAACAGTTACTATTCGTCAACCAACAAACGAAGAGATGAAAGATGCATTATTTTGTTGGAAAATAGTTAAGTTTGTTAAATCTAATGCAATTGTTTGTGGCAAAAATTATCAAACAACTGGAATTGGTAGTGGCCAAATGAATCGAGTACATGCGGTAAAAATAGCTGTTTCTTTCAAAGAACAAGGTATGTTGAGTATTCAAGGATCAGTGATGGCTTCTGATGCTTTTTTCCCTTTTCCTGATGTAATACGTATTGCATCTGAAGTAGGTATTAGTTGCATCATACAACCAGGAGGATCTATTCGAGATCAGGAAATTATTAAAACTGCCGATAAATATGGTATATCGATGATTTTTACACGTATCCGTCATTTTAGGCATTAA
- the pssA gene encoding CDP-diacylglycerol--serine O-phosphatidyltransferase codes for MKFNILNKFDDHKKFLVELPKIVQRMDYFKILYSPKEFSSELLYAISRACHHICLVTLYLEDDQGGKKIIDALFRVKQIRPKIRIIILVDWHRAKRSRIGSGSAKKCTNIDWYIDLINKYPNTEIAIYGIPINVSEVLGVLHLKGFIIDDQILYSGASLSDEYLHVNAKYRYDRYHIIRNRQLSNIMLDYIDKELLSSRVINKLGCESSLGKLNKHSKNDIRLLRRNLRRVCYCYQGNATFNELAIAPLVGLGKNSELNQTIYHLICSSKSKIILCTPYFNMPNVLINTLIYLLHKGRNIEIIVGDKIANDFYIPSNKPFTLISVLPYLYELNLRYFLKKLQNYIDNKQLTVRMWREGNNGYHVKGIWVDDEWQLLTGNNLNPRSLRFDLENALLVHDPCKMLLSQNNKELNTIRLHTSSIMHYTSLQHISNYPIKVGQFLHRIRKLRFDRLINRIL; via the coding sequence ATGAAATTTAATATTTTAAATAAGTTTGATGATCATAAAAAATTTCTTGTAGAGTTACCTAAAATTGTTCAGAGAATGGATTATTTTAAGATTTTGTATAGCCCTAAAGAGTTTAGTAGTGAATTATTGTATGCTATTTCTCGAGCATGTCATCATATTTGTTTAGTAACACTTTATTTAGAAGACGATCAAGGTGGTAAAAAAATTATTGATGCTTTATTTCGAGTTAAACAAATTCGTCCTAAAATTAGAATTATAATTTTGGTGGATTGGCATCGTGCTAAGAGAAGTCGTATTGGTTCGGGTTCGGCTAAAAAATGTACGAATATTGATTGGTATATAGATCTTATAAATAAGTATCCTAATACGGAAATTGCAATATATGGAATACCAATTAATGTAAGTGAGGTATTAGGGGTTCTTCATTTGAAGGGATTTATTATTGATGATCAAATATTGTATAGCGGCGCTAGTTTGAGTGATGAATATTTGCATGTAAACGCTAAGTATCGATATGATCGATATCATATAATACGGAATCGTCAGTTATCTAATATTATGTTAGATTATATTGATAAAGAGTTATTGTCTTCAAGGGTAATTAATAAATTAGGATGTGAAAGTTCTTTGGGTAAATTGAATAAGCATAGTAAAAATGATATTCGTTTGCTGCGTCGTAATTTAAGAAGAGTTTGTTATTGTTATCAGGGTAATGCGACATTTAATGAATTGGCGATAGCTCCGTTGGTTGGTTTAGGTAAAAATAGTGAACTTAATCAAACGATTTACCATTTAATTTGTTCATCAAAGAGTAAAATTATATTATGTACGCCTTATTTTAATATGCCAAATGTTCTAATAAATACTTTAATTTATTTGTTACATAAGGGGAGGAATATAGAAATTATTGTAGGAGATAAGATCGCTAATGATTTTTATATTCCTTCTAATAAACCATTTACGTTAATTAGTGTTTTACCATATTTGTATGAATTAAATTTGCGTTATTTTTTAAAAAAATTGCAAAACTATATTGATAATAAACAATTAACAGTTCGGATGTGGAGAGAAGGTAATAATGGATATCATGTCAAAGGAATTTGGGTGGATGACGAGTGGCAGTTGCTTACTGGAAATAATTTAAATCCTAGATCTTTAAGGTTTGATTTGGAAAACGCTTTGCTTGTACATGATCCATGTAAGATGTTATTAAGTCAAAATAATAAAGAATTAAATACTATTCGTTTACACACTAGTTCCATCATGCATTATACGTCGCTGCAACACATATCAAATTATCCTATAAAGGTAGGACAGTTTCTTCACAGAATTCGCAAACTTAGGTTTGATCGATTAATTAATCGTATTTTATAA
- a CDS encoding DMT family transporter, with product MDYLYLFVAILSEVVATASLKASEGFSKLYPSIVVVIGYLLSFILLSLVLQTIPMGIAYSCWAGLGIIFITVVGYLFYDQKLDSLAIIGITFIIIGVVLINVFSRTIKH from the coding sequence ATGGATTATTTATATTTGTTTGTTGCTATTCTTTCAGAAGTTGTTGCTACTGCTTCTTTGAAAGCGTCTGAAGGATTTAGTAAATTGTATCCTTCTATTGTGGTAGTGATTGGTTATTTACTTTCTTTTATATTGTTATCTTTAGTATTACAAACAATACCGATGGGTATTGCATATTCTTGCTGGGCTGGTCTTGGGATTATATTTATTACTGTGGTAGGATATTTGTTTTATGATCAAAAGTTGGATAGTTTAGCTATTATTGGTATTACTTTTATTATTATTGGTGTTGTATTGATTAATGTATTTTCTAGAACAATAAAACATTAA
- the smpB gene encoding SsrA-binding protein SmpB has product MKQLILKKITQNKRAYYEYFIEKKIEAGIVLLGWEVKSARSNMVTIDNSYISFDNKEAYIYNSIFQTNITQFYNEVYNSARIRKLLLKKNELLFLMETVKQRGYTIVVLDLYWRNSWIKINIGIAKGKKKYDKRNVIDTHKWKKEKVHILKYVK; this is encoded by the coding sequence ATGAAGCAATTAATTTTAAAAAAAATTACTCAAAACAAACGTGCGTATTATGAATATTTTATTGAAAAAAAAATTGAAGCTGGAATTGTATTGTTAGGGTGGGAAGTAAAATCTGCACGTTCTAATATGGTAACTATTGATAATAGTTATATATCTTTTGATAATAAGGAAGCATACATTTATAATTCTATATTCCAGACAAATATAACTCAATTTTATAATGAAGTTTATAATTCAGCTCGTATACGTAAGTTATTATTAAAAAAAAATGAATTATTATTTTTGATGGAAACGGTTAAACAAAGAGGTTATACTATAGTTGTTTTAGATTTGTATTGGCGGAATTCTTGGATTAAAATAAATATCGGGATTGCCAAAGGTAAAAAAAAGTATGATAAAAGAAATGTAATAGATACACATAAATGGAAGAAAGAAAAAGTACATATTTTAAAGTATGTAAAATAA
- a CDS encoding type II toxin-antitoxin system RatA family toxin has translation MYHVKYFTSVPYSVEQMFHLVNDINSYTQFIPGCNASKILEQKDNELIAEMSLVINGMIKSLVTHNFFIKNKSIIIILVRGPFKSFYGYWKFVPITSTISKIEYVSYYEFKSIFIEKFFNHIFKKKYKSIIKSFISRAEQMYGM, from the coding sequence ATGTACCATGTAAAATATTTCACCTCAGTTCCTTATAGCGTAGAACAAATGTTTCATTTAGTAAATGATATTAATTCTTATACTCAATTTATCCCTGGATGTAATGCAAGTAAAATTTTAGAACAAAAAGATAACGAATTAATTGCTGAAATGAGTCTAGTTATAAATGGAATGATTAAATCATTAGTGACCCACAATTTTTTTATAAAAAATAAGAGTATCATAATCATTTTAGTAAGAGGACCATTTAAATCATTTTATGGTTACTGGAAATTCGTTCCTATTACTTCTACTATCAGTAAAATTGAATATGTTTCTTATTATGAATTTAAATCAATATTTATTGAAAAATTTTTCAATCATATTTTTAAAAAAAAGTATAAAAGTATAATTAAATCATTCATTTCCAGAGCTGAGCAAATGTACGGTATGTGA
- the bamE gene encoding outer membrane protein assembly factor BamE domain-containing protein — translation MVFNISCTLLQCTPKYFDVKQGNYLSEYDKNKICLGMTKLDVSSSIGVPTLQGLSEPNIWYYIFYHRVGNKLIKYQILTLKFDTNDVLITINEK, via the coding sequence ATGGTGTTTAATATAAGTTGTACACTGCTACAGTGTACGCCTAAGTATTTTGATGTAAAGCAAGGTAATTATTTGTCTGAATATGATAAAAACAAAATTTGTCTTGGTATGACAAAATTAGATGTATCTTCTAGTATTGGAGTTCCAACGTTGCAAGGTTTGTCGGAACCAAATATATGGTATTATATTTTTTATCATCGTGTCGGCAATAAATTAATAAAGTATCAAATTTTGACGTTAAAATTTGATACTAATGATGTTTTGATAACTATTAATGAGAAGTAA
- the nadK gene encoding NAD(+) kinase — MTSSIFRTIGIIGYSRYPQAIHTYDILYRWLYNKGIAVIIEHHAASLLNIHKSIVGDLNDIGNYADLAIVIGGDGNMLRAANILAQYDIKVIGINRGTLGFLTDLDPNSALMELSNVLSGHFINEKRFLLDVTVQRCSNITRLGSAINEVILHTNTIRRMIEFELYIDNNFVFSQRSDGLIVSTPTGSTAYSLSAGGPILSPMVDAIVLVPICPHTLSSRPVVINSKSIICLKFSKVTSELKIGCDNQIPTFICKEEEIFIQRSNYCLDLIHPSNYNYFNTLNIKLGWSKNISETEK; from the coding sequence ATGACTTCTTCTATTTTTAGAACCATTGGAATTATAGGATACTCTCGTTATCCGCAAGCTATACATACATATGATATTTTATATCGTTGGTTATATAATAAAGGGATTGCAGTAATCATTGAACATCATGCAGCTAGTTTATTAAATATACACAAATCAATTGTGGGTGATTTAAATGATATAGGTAATTATGCAGATTTAGCTATAGTTATAGGCGGAGATGGAAATATGCTAAGAGCTGCTAATATTTTAGCACAGTATGATATTAAAGTTATTGGTATTAACCGTGGAACTCTTGGGTTTCTTACTGATTTAGATCCTAATTCGGCATTAATGGAATTGTCCAATGTTTTATCTGGACATTTTATTAATGAAAAGCGTTTTTTGTTAGATGTAACAGTACAACGCTGCAGTAATATTACTAGATTAGGTAGTGCTATTAATGAAGTTATTTTACATACAAATACAATCAGACGTATGATTGAGTTTGAATTATATATTGATAATAATTTTGTTTTTTCCCAAAGATCTGATGGGCTAATTGTTTCTACTCCAACTGGATCGACCGCATATTCTTTATCTGCTGGAGGACCTATTCTTAGTCCAATGGTAGATGCTATTGTGTTAGTACCAATATGTCCTCATACTTTATCGTCTCGCCCAGTTGTGATTAATAGTAAAAGTATTATTTGTTTAAAATTTTCTAAAGTTACGTCTGAATTGAAAATTGGTTGTGATAATCAAATTCCTACTTTTATATGTAAAGAAGAAGAAATTTTTATTCAACGTAGTAATTATTGTCTTGATTTAATTCATCCTAGTAACTATAACTATTTTAATACATTGAATATTAAGCTTGGTTGGTCAAAAAATATTTCTGAAACAGAAAAGTAG
- the grpE gene encoding nucleotide exchange factor GrpE, translating to MIDNNIKNNINEHISQDKKVEKEELLESNSTEDNIIDPKNDQIVKLKIKLAQLQEHERDTTLRLTAEIENIRRRNAQEVEKIHKFGLERFIFELLPVIDNLERTLNISDHSNTSLSAIIEGIELTLKSFLDTVSKFGLESIHEIYVSFNPEIHQAISVIESEDQKPNQVLTIIQKGYILNGRLIRPAMVTVSKAKC from the coding sequence ATGATAGACAACAATATAAAAAACAACATTAATGAACATATATCACAGGATAAAAAAGTAGAAAAAGAAGAGCTACTAGAATCTAATTCTACAGAAGATAATATTATTGATCCAAAAAATGATCAAATTGTTAAACTAAAAATAAAATTAGCTCAACTTCAAGAACATGAACGTGATACTACACTACGTCTAACAGCTGAAATAGAAAACATTCGTCGACGTAATGCCCAAGAAGTAGAAAAAATCCATAAATTCGGATTAGAACGGTTCATATTCGAATTACTACCAGTCATCGATAATTTAGAACGCACACTGAATATTTCAGACCATTCCAATACTTCATTATCTGCCATAATAGAAGGAATTGAACTAACATTAAAATCATTTTTAGATACCGTATCCAAATTTGGATTAGAATCTATACACGAAATTTATGTCTCATTTAATCCTGAAATACATCAAGCAATATCTGTGATAGAATCCGAAGATCAAAAACCAAATCAAGTATTAACAATTATTCAAAAAGGATATATTCTTAATGGCAGACTAATTCGACCTGCTATGGTTACAGTCTCAAAAGCTAAATGTTAA